One window of the Mixophyes fleayi isolate aMixFle1 chromosome 6, aMixFle1.hap1, whole genome shotgun sequence genome contains the following:
- the RHOBTB1 gene encoding rho-related BTB domain-containing protein 1 codes for MDTDMDYERPNVETIKCVVVGDNAVGKTRLICARACNTTLTQYQLLATHVPTVWAIDQYRVCQEVLERSRDVVDEVSVSLRLWDTFGDHHKDRRFAYGRSDVVVLCFSIANPNSLNHVKTMWAQEIKHFCPRTPVILVGCQLDLRYADLEAVNRARRPLARPIKRGDILPPERGREVAKELGIPYYETSVFDQFGIKDVFDNAIRAALISRRHLQFWKSHLKKVQRPLLQAPFLPPKSPPPVIKIPESSKSNVNDAGDLLDNLLCADVMFVLQDHKRIFAHKIYLATSSSKFYDLFLMEHEASQNPVDRYCKKEKPTKDLLMRTLSLDTDEDTDGASLKPSDASLRISRSDDTLLTTDCDEEDCVALLSWSKGFHSMHQELMCNPISNRTCKMTVVRMDSSIQYGPFKTVLQFLYTGKLDENEKGLMRVAQIAEILEVFDLRMMVENITNKEAFMNQEITKAFHVRKANRIKECLSKSTFSDVIFKLDDGNIHAHKPLLICSCEWMSAMFGGSFVESANNEVILPNVSKSSMQAVLDYLYTKQLSCTSEMDPVELIALANRICLPHLVALTEQHAVQELTKAAVNGVDIDHEVLTYLELAQFHNAHQLAAWCLHHISTNYNSVCSKFRKDIKAKSVENQEYFERHRWPPVWYLKEEDHYQRVKKEREKEDHVLNKHRSKRKWCFWNSSSAAFA; via the exons ATGGACACTGATATGGACTACGAGCGGCCCAATGTTGAAACCATAAAGTGTGTGGTCGTGGGAGACAATGCGGTGGGCAAGACGCGACTTATCTGCGCCAGGGCGTGTAACACCACCTTAACACAGTACCAGCTACTGGCTACCCATGTACCCACAGTATGGGCTATTGATCAGTACCGTGTATGCCAAGAG GTCCTTGAGCGCTCCCGGGATGTTGTTGATGAAGTGAGTGTTTCTCTCAGGCTATGGGACACCTTTGGCGACCATCACAAGGACAGACGTTTTGCCTatggaag atCTGATGTGGTCGTCCTGTGTTTCTCAATTGCAAATCCCAACTCTTTAAATCATGTAAAAACCATGTGGGCTCAGGAGATCAAGCATTTCTGCCCCCGGACACCTGTCATTCTCGTTGGCTGCCAGCTGGACCTGCGTTATGCCGATCTTGAAGCCGTTAACAGGGCAAGGCGACCATTAGCAAG accaataaaacggggagacATTCTACCACCAGAAAGAGGACGAGAAGTTGCTAAGGAACTTGGAATCCCGTATTATGAAACCAGTGTTTTTGATCAGTTTGGGATAAAGGATGTTTTTGACAATGCAATCAGGGCAGCTTTGATATCCAGGCGACACCTCCAGTTTTGGAAGTCTCATCTGAAGAAAGTACAGAGACCTTTACTACAAGCTCCATTCCTCCCCCCTAAATCACCGCCGCCAGTTATAAAAATACCTGAATCCAGCAAGTCTAACGTGAACGATGCTGGAGATTTGCTGGACAATCTTTTGTGTGCAGATGTCATGTTTGTCCTTCAGGACCATAAACGGATCTTTGCTCATAAGATTTACCTTGCTACCTCCTCCTCAAAATTTTATGACCTTTTTTTAATGGAACACGAAGCATCTCAAAATCCTGTTGATCGGTATTGCAAGAAGGAGAAGCCTACAAAGGACTTGCTCATGCGGACATTGAGCCTCGATACAGATGAGGACACAGATGGGGCTTCCTTGAAACCTTCAGATGCCTCTCTTCGGATATCTAGAAGTGACGATACCTTACTAACTACAGACTGTGATGAGGAAGATTGTGTCGCTTTATTGTCTTGGAGCAAAGGCTTTCATAGCATGCACCAAGAATTGATGTGCAATCCAATCTCTAACAGGACTTGTAAAATGACTGTGGTCCGAATGGACTCCTCTATACAGTATGGGCCTTTTAAAACTGTGTTACAGTTTCTGTATACCGGAAAGCTAGATGAAAATGAAAAGGGTTTGATGCGAGTGGCACAGATAGCAGAAATCCTGGAAGTGTTTGATTTGCGAATGATGGTGGAAAACATTACAAACAAGGAGGCCTTTATGAACCAGGAGATTACAAAAGCGTTCCATGTCAGGAAAGCAAATCGAATCAAGGAATGTCTTTCCAAATCAACCTTTTCTG ATGTGATCTTTAAATTGGATGATGGAAACATCCATGCACATAAGCCGCTTCTAATTTGCAGCTGTGAATGGATGTCGGCAATGTTTGGAGGATCATTTGTGGAAAGTGCAAATAATGAG GTCATACTTCCCAATGTAAGCAAGTCTTCAATGCAAGCGGTGTTAGACTATCTCTACACCAAGCAGTTATCCTGCACATCAGAGATGGACCCGGTGGAGCTGATTGCGCTGGCAAACAGAATCTGTCTTCCACATTTGGTTGCTCTCACTG AACAACATGCTGTGCAAGAACTGACGAAAGCTGCAGTGAATGGGGTGGATATTGATCACGAAGTGCTGACCTATCTGGAACTTGCTCAG TTTCACAATGCACACCAACTGGCTGCCTGGTGCTTGCATCACATCAGTACCAACTACAACAGTGTCTGCTCCAAATTCCGAAAAGATATCAAAGCAAAATCTGTTG AAAACCAGGAATATTTTGAAAGACACCGTTGGCCACCAGTTTGGTACCTGAAAGAAGAAGACCACTACCAGCGAgtgaagaaagagagggagaaagaagaCCACGTCCTCAATAAACACCGGTCCAAACGCAAGTGGTGCTTCTGGAATTCTTCGTCAGCGGCCTTTGCTTAA